Proteins from a genomic interval of Rhipicephalus microplus isolate Deutch F79 chromosome 6, USDA_Rmic, whole genome shotgun sequence:
- the LOC142765113 gene encoding uncharacterized protein LOC142765113, with the protein MGPWIFVLMGVLASAKGGQFSQRLEGPVTAYGWVPLVPVSTRPVPQSGRVYATTPYQENSPQVYRQANGGPNGDAPRQLSANSPQSRTVTASITWPRDHPGQLPQDEVVGPGQSSEDVAVPETNPPLLTSGRPDDRIVETTLRTPPSHGYVVALVKKPNHLKSYFKSKVPEAVKDDQPAFFVYVPPNRQNPSSSAPQLRANNGGTSQASAAPMFLRQPYSVTTLRSPTVFVYVPPELSAPLVLPVNPSLNALLEQSKYLPKTFIDSSLNAPWFSQSLEAPPEEIIKLTLSQAEKWA; encoded by the coding sequence ATGGGCCCATGGATTTTCGTATTAATGGGCGTTCTGGCTTCAGCCAAGGGGGGTCAGTTCAGCCAGAGACTGGAAGGGCCCGTCACAGCGTACGGCTGGGTACCGCTTGTTCCAGTGTCCACCAGGCCAGTGCCACAGAGCGGACGCGTGTACGCAACGACTCCGTACCAAGAAAACTCGCCGCAGGTTTATCGACAAGCGAACGGTGGGCCGAATGGTGACGCTCCGAGGCAGCTGAGCGCCAACAGTCCCCAGTCGAGGACCGTCACAGCCTCCATCACGTGGCCACGGGACCACCCAGGGCAGCTTCCTCAGGACGAAGTGGTCGGTCCGGGACAATCGAGTGAAGACGTCGCCGTTCCGGAAACGAACCCGCCCCTCCTGACCAGCGGCCGTCCCGATGACCGAATAGTCGAAACGACGCTGAGGACGCCACCGTCTCACGGCTACGTCGTCGCCCTCGTGAAAAAGCCGAACCATCTCAAGTCCTACTTCAAGTCTAAGGTCCCCGAGGCAGTGAAAGACGACCAACCAGCCTTCTTCGTGTACGTACCACCCAACAGACAAAATCCCTCGTCAAGCGCGCCCCAACTGAGAGCCAACAATGGAGGAACTTCGCAGGCCAGTGCTGCCCCGATGTTcttgagacagccctactcagttACCACGCTGAGAAGCCCGACAGTCTTTGTCTACGTTCCTCCGGAGTTGAGCGCTCCACTTGTGCTCCCCGTGAACCCGTCCCTGAACGCACTGCTGGAACAGTCAAAGTATCTGCCCAAAACATTCATAGACTCATCGCTGAACGCACCCTGGTTCTCCCAGAGCCTCGAAGCTCCACCCGAGGAGATCATTAAGCTCACTCTGTCCCAAGCGGAAAAGTGGGCCTAG